One genomic region from Vanacampus margaritifer isolate UIUO_Vmar chromosome 2, RoL_Vmar_1.0, whole genome shotgun sequence encodes:
- the nmnat2 gene encoding nicotinamide/nicotinic acid mononucleotide adenylyltransferase 2 yields MTSLPPASCRRLGDLAFRSSSSCSRNGTAHQNRVGAMPETSKSHVILLSCGSFNPITKGHIHMFEKAREHLHKSGRFIVIGGIISPVHDSYGKAGLVSSRHRLTMCQLAVQSSDWIRVDPWECYQDTWQTTCSVLEHHRDLMKRVTGCILSNVNTPSSTPVLGQPQTQAPPIYHNHNNLNHKPTSVKLWGKLSESLGKVCCVRPHMERFAFIDENANLGPAMTYEEIELRILLLCGSDLLESFCIPGLWKDSDMEVIVGDFGMVVVPRDGADTERIMKQSSVLRKHKDNIVVVKDDGKHPMAQVSSTKSRLALQHGDGHVVDYLSQPVIDYVLNTQLYINASG; encoded by the exons ATGACGTCACTTCCCCCAGCATCCTGCCGCAGACTGGGCGACCTCGCCTTTCGCTCCTCGTCGTCTTGCTCTAGAAACGGAACCGCGCACCAGAACCGGGTCGGAGCCATGCCAGAAACCAGCAAGAGTCACGTGATCCTGCTGTCGTGCGGCAGCTTCAATCCCATCACCAAGGGACACATCCATATGTTCG aaAAGGCAAGGGAGCACCTGCACAAGAGCGGCCGCTTCATCGTGATCGGCGGGATCATTTCGCCCGTGCACGACTCCTACGGCAAAGCT GGCTTGGTGTCCAGCAGGCATCGTCTGACCATGTGTCAGCTGGCCGTGCAGTCGTCCGATTGGATCAG GGTGGACCCCTGGGAATGTTACCAGGACACCTGGCAGACCACCTGCAGCGTCCTGGAGCACCACCGAGACCTGATGAAG AGAGTGACGGGCTGCATTTTGTCCAACGTCAACACGCCGTCGTCCACTCCCGTCCTCGGTCAGCCGCAGACACAGGCTCCGCCCATTTACCACAACCACAACAACCTCAACCACAAGCCCACTTCCG TGAAACTTTGGGGGAAGCTGAGTGAGAGTTTGGGCAAAGTTTGCTGCGTGCGTCCTCACATGGAACGTTTCGCCTTCATCG ATGAAAACGCCAACTTGGGGCCCGCCATGACGTACGAGGAGATCG AGTTGCGCATCTTGCTCCTGTGTGGAAGTGACCTCCTGGAGTCCTTCTGCATCCCTGGCCTGTGGAAGGACAGTGAT ATGGAGGTGATCGTGGGCGACTTCGGCATGGTGGTGGTCCCTCGCGACGGCGCCGACACGGAACGGATCATGAAGCAGTCGTCGGTGCTGCGCAAACACAAG GACAACATTGTGGTGGTCAAGGACGACGGCAAACATCCGATGGCGCAGGTCAGCTCCACCAAGAGCAG ACTGGCGCTGCAGCACGGCGACGGCCACGTTGTGGACTACCTGAGCCAGCCCGTCATCGACTACGTCCTCAACACGCAGCTCTACATCAACGCCTCGGGATAG